The window TGGCGGTCTCATCCCTGGAATGTACATTAAAGGTAGGATTGAAGTTGATAACCAGCAGACGACTGCACTACCTGAAAGTGCCATTGTTACAGAAGCTGGTAAGGATTACGTGTTTAAAGTGCAAAAGGAAGGCGATGCGTGGAGTTTTATACCAGTAGAGGTTACAACCGGCGAGAAAGATGGCGACTGGATAGCCATACGCTTTTTCGAAACCCCAGACCCTAATACCCGCTTTGCCTACAATAATGCCTATTACCTTATGGGAGAGATGAATAAAGGCGAAGCAGAACACGAACATTGATGAATATGGAAAAGACAAGAAAGAAAAATTTAAAAGAAGCCAGAACACTACAGGTTTGGAACGTTATTTACGATGTTATCGAAGTGGTGGTATCGCTTATAGCAGGGTTTGCGGCAAACAGCTCGGCATTGATTGGATGGGGGTTGGACAGCACTATAGAAGTTGTAAGTGCGGCAACGTTGGGCTGGCGGTTGCACGGTGAGCTCAAGGGCATTGATGAAGAAAAAGTAAAACGAAGACAAAAAATCACGCTGAATGTGATCGCAATTTCCTTTACGCTAATTTGTATCTTCATTTCGTATGATTCAATTACCAAGCTCATCACTAGGGAAACCGTAAGCTGGAGCACGATGGGACTGGTCATATTGCTGGTCTCGCTCGTTGTGAATCCTATCTTGATCTATTTCAAAAGAAAATATGGAAAGAAACTGGACAGTCCCGCCTTACTGGCGGATGCCAAGGACACCTTTATTTGCCTGTACCAGACCGTGGTCGTACTTATAGGATTACTATTGGTCAACTGGCTGGGCTGGTGGTGGGCAGATCCTGTAGCGGCATTGCTTATCGTCCCCTATGCTGCAAAAGAAGGCTGGGAAGCCTATAATAAAGCTAAGAACATCAACTATAATATCGTACAAAATGACTGAAATAGAAAGAACCTTAAATGATCATAGCGTGCGTCCCACTGCTATGCGCATATTGATCTATAAATATCTTGCTGAACAAAAGATTGCTCAGGCATTGCTTGATATTGAAACCGCTTTCGCGAAAGCGGAACGCTCCACCATTTTCAGAACATTGAAAACATTTGAAGAAAATGGGATTGTGCACCAGATAGAAGACGGCACTGGAATCACGAAGTATGCGCTTTGTGAGCCAGGTTGTAATTGTGAGATAGAACAAGATTTACACCTGCACTTTCGCTGTAATAATTGCAACGAAACCGTATGTCTTACCGAGCATAAAATTCCGCATATCAACCTGCCAGATGGCTACGTGGCCGAAGATGTAAATCTTGTCGTGACAGGTATTTGTGAAAAGTGTAGTTGCTGACTTTGCACAACGGTTGCGCAATAGTTTCAGTAAATTGTATTATGCAAAAACCCATAATATGATACAGATACTAAATTCAGATAAAGAAAATGTAATTGCAGCTCGCATCACGGGCACAATTTCAAAGAAGGATGTGGAAAAAATCCACCCGCTCATCCACAACATCGTCGAAAAAGGCAAACAAGTAGATTTCTATTTTGAAATGGAAGACTTTGATGGCTATACCCTCAAGGGTTTTTGGGAAGATATAAAGGCAGATGCGGCTCATATTTCAGATTACGGGAAAATGGCATTTGTAGGCGAAAAGAAATGGCAAGAATGGACTGCAAAAGCTACAGATTTCTTCACAAGTTCTGAAGTACGATTCTTTGAACTGGAAAATAAGGAAGTAGCTACACAATGGATCAAGGCATAATATGAAAAAACAAAAACTTGATTTAAAGGACATAGATCCCAAAGAGCACAAAGGCGAGCACAGTCACAACGATGGCCATAACCATAGCAGTCCAGAACAACTGTCTAATTTCAAAACCTACCTGCCGGCTATTTTCAGCTTTGTAATGTTGATTATCGGGATTGCGGTTGATTACTTTGACACCTTCCAGTTTTTTGAAGGTTGGGTAAGAGTGGTTTGGTACACGGTAGCCTACATACCTGTTGGTTTCCCAGTAATTAGGGAAGGTTGGAAAAGTATTAGAAAAGGGGATTTCTTTACCGAGTTCTTCTTAATGTCTATCGCCACATTAGGGGCGTTCGCCATCGGTGAATATCCTGAAGGTGTGGCGGTGATGTTATTTTATGCGGTGGGCGAACTGTTCCAAAATGCAGCGGTCAATCGAGCAAAAGGAAATATAAAAGCCTTACTCGATGTTAGACCTAATGAAGCTTTGGTTTATCGTAGTGGCGATTATGTTTCAGTAAATCCCGAGACGGTTGAAATTGGCGAAAAGATTCAGGTGCGTGTAGGCGAAAAAGTTCCGCTGGATGGCATTCTGCTGTCTGAAAAGGGTTCTTTTAATACGGCTGCCTTGACAGGCGAAAGCAAACCTCATACTATTGCTAAAGGTGATAGTGTTTTTGCTGGAAGTATCAACCTTGATGGTGTAATCGAGATTGAAACCACAAAAGAATTTAAAGACAGTTCCATTGCACGAATTCTGGATATGGTGCAGAATGCAACTGCCAGAAAATCAAAGACCGAACTGTTCATCAGAAAATTCGCAAGGATTTACACGCCAATCGTTGTATTTCTGGCAATAGGACTGACCTTCCTGGCATACTTCTTT of the Nonlabens marinus S1-08 genome contains:
- a CDS encoding Fur family transcriptional regulator; amino-acid sequence: MTEIERTLNDHSVRPTAMRILIYKYLAEQKIAQALLDIETAFAKAERSTIFRTLKTFEENGIVHQIEDGTGITKYALCEPGCNCEIEQDLHLHFRCNNCNETVCLTEHKIPHINLPDGYVAEDVNLVVTGICEKCSC
- a CDS encoding SpoIIAA family protein — its product is MIQILNSDKENVIAARITGTISKKDVEKIHPLIHNIVEKGKQVDFYFEMEDFDGYTLKGFWEDIKADAAHISDYGKMAFVGEKKWQEWTAKATDFFTSSEVRFFELENKEVATQWIKA
- a CDS encoding cation transporter; translated protein: MEKTRKKNLKEARTLQVWNVIYDVIEVVVSLIAGFAANSSALIGWGLDSTIEVVSAATLGWRLHGELKGIDEEKVKRRQKITLNVIAISFTLICIFISYDSITKLITRETVSWSTMGLVILLVSLVVNPILIYFKRKYGKKLDSPALLADAKDTFICLYQTVVVLIGLLLVNWLGWWWADPVAALLIVPYAAKEGWEAYNKAKNINYNIVQND